From a single Nymphaea colorata isolate Beijing-Zhang1983 chromosome 4, ASM883128v2, whole genome shotgun sequence genomic region:
- the LOC116252220 gene encoding mitochondrial import receptor subunit TOM6 homolog → MFLGAIPRRPDKATAYRELKKHLTILGVAVAVIRATPYVLHYLSDSKEELKLEF, encoded by the coding sequence aTGTTTCTGGGAGCTATTCCTCGCCGGCCGGACAAGGCAACGGCGTACAGAGAGCTCAAGAAGCATCTCACCATTCTAGGCGTTGCCGTCGCCGTCATCCGCGCCACCCCCTACGTCCTCCATTATCTCTCGGATAGTAAGGAGGAACTGAAGCTGGAGTTCTGA